A stretch of Malus sylvestris chromosome 11, drMalSylv7.2, whole genome shotgun sequence DNA encodes these proteins:
- the LOC126588552 gene encoding trigger factor-like protein TIG, Chloroplastic → MELCMGVVNSVSMSVVSVNPSPPSRSLLSPRNPISLHPFTSLRPPSSLSRQFQHLQPPPLSRSAVPASPSSSTAVSDDKDQLPADIIVTETREPNSRVKLSIQVPPEVCDDCYKWVMAEFMKQAKVPGFRPGKKVPESILVSHVGKRSVNKATVESILRRTLPHAMSSMTGTPLRDSVRIVTRFPEMEQTYSTLNSLRYEVIVDIAPELKWTPEEGYKNLKVVVELDSDIDAQKASEQELRRRHKSLGALRIVTDRGLQIGDLAVLDISATTIDQDEANVKNIPSAESKGYHFDTEDGDKVVPGFLESIIGIQRGETKSFPLFFPESWTQEELRGVNAQFNVECKELFYRDLPELDDSLAERLLPGGTTLKQVKEVLLQKFREMEQTAREQAADNAILDQLCKMVEVDIPQSFFEEQGRQLYGAKLLEIQASVKLNDEQLASLSSKKAVDEYLLNQKENITNMIKQSLAVGDIYKRENLQISTEEIVKEVENSIDEFKRQKQDYDEERVRGQVQEILEGAKVLEWLREHAEIQYVTR, encoded by the exons ATGGAGCTCTGTATGGGCGTCGTCAATAGTGTCTCCATGTCGGTCGTCAGCGTAAACCCATCACCCCCTTCACGCTCTCTTCTTTCCCCAAGAAACCCCATTTCTCTTCATCCCTTCACTTCCCTCCGACCCCCCTCCTCCCTTTCCCGCCAATTCCAACATCTCCAACCGCCACCACTCTCTCGCTCGGCGGTTCcggcttctccttcttcttcgacGGCTGTCAGCGACGATAAAGATCAGCTTCCGGCGGACATAATTGTCACAGAGACCCGAGAACCCAATTCCAGA GTCAAGTTAAGCATACAAGTACCGCCGGAGGTCTGCGACGATTGCTACAAATGGGTTATGGCCGAGTTCATGAAGCAAGCCaag GTTCCTGGATTCCGGCCCGGAAAGAAGGTGCCGGAGAGTATTCTTGTGAGTCATGTTGGGAAGAGAAGTGTCAACAAGGCTACTGTTGAATCTATTTTGAGGAGGACCCTTCCACATGCCATGTCTTCG ATGACAGGCACACCTTTAAGAGACTCAGTACGTATTGTAACCAGATTTCCAGAAATGGAGCAGACATATTCTACTCTCAATTCTCTCAG ATATGAAGTCATCGTTGATATAGCACCGGAGTTGAAATGGACACCTGAGGAGGGATACAAGAATTTGAAGGTTGTAGTTGAGCTAGATAGCGACATAGATGCTCAAAAAGCTTCTGAACAAGAATTAAGGCGACGCCATAAGTCCTTAGGTGCACTGAGAATTGTAACCGATAGAGGTCTACAG ATTGGTGATCTTGCTGTCCTTGATATATCTGCAACAACGATAGATCAAGATGAAGCAAATGTTAAGAATATTCCATCCGCTGAGAGTAAAG GTTATCATTTTGATACGGAAGATGGTGATAAAGTAGTTCCTGGTTTCCTCGAGTCGATAATTGGAATTCAACGAGGTGAAACAAAGTCCTTTCCACTTTTCTTTCCTGAATCATGGACACAAGAAGAGCTCCGAGGAGTTAATGCCCAATTCAAT GTTGAATGCAAAGAATTATTCTACAGAGACTTACCCGAATTGGATGACTCCCTTGCTGAAAGGCTTCTTCCTGGAGGCACCACCCTCAAACAG GTCAAGGAAGTGTTGTTGCAAAAGTTCCGGGAAATGGAGCAAACAGCTAGAGAGCAAGCAGCTGATAATGCCATTTTAGATCAGCTTTGCAAG ATGGTAGAGGTTGATATTCCTCAGTCCTTTTTTGAGGAGCAAGGTAGGCAGCTTTATGGAGCCAAACTTTTGGAGATACAG GCAAGCGTAAAATTAAATGACGAGCAGTTGGCTTCTCTGTCAAGTAAGAAGGCTGTGGACGAGTACCTTCTAAACCAGAAGGAGAACATAACAAATATGATAAAACAGAGTCTGGCTGTCGGAGACATATATAAACGTGAAAATTTGCAG ATTTCAACAGAGGAGATTGTCAAAGAAGTTGAAAATTCAATTGATGAATTCAAACGTCAAAAACAAGATTATGATGAAGAACGTGTCAGGGGACAG GTTCAAGAAATTTTAGAGGGAGCAAAGGTGCTTGAATGGTTGAGAGAGCATGCAGAGATTCAATACGTAACCAGGTGA
- the LOC126588557 gene encoding grpE protein homolog 2, mitochondrial-like isoform X2: protein MFVSRVLARASRTLPRGTMLLAAPQNHHLPILSNQSQALIHDFSSKIVPRQVSLLHHSTPTSSISQIFGFSSSASPHPEKDHGSAVENGSASTNGEPEKASGEVKVADQAKESDSESDGDLTMDDLVKLVAEKEDLLKEKHEEFKKMQDKFLRSYAEIENVMERTKREAENSKKFAIQSFAKSLLDVADNLGRASSVVKESFSKLDESKDTGAAFPLLKTLLEGVEMTEKQLLEVFRKYGIEKYDPTNEAFDPNRHNAVFSLQDASKPPGTVAVVLKPGYMLHDRVVRPAEVGVTTEAENNADN, encoded by the exons ATGTTCGTCTCTAGGGTTTTAGCTCGGGCCTCGAGGACCCTCCCCAGGGGCACAATGCTCTTGGCGGCTCCGCAAAATCATCACTTGCCAATCCTGTCCAATCAGTCCCAAGCTTTGATCCACGATTTTTCCTCTAAG ATTGTTCCGAGGCAGGTGTCCCTATTACATCATTCAACCCCAACTTCTTCTATCTCTCAAATATTTGGGTTCTCTTCGTCTGCATCGCCACATCCTGAAAAGGATCATGGAAGTGCTGTAGAGAATGGCAGCGCTTCTACAAATGGAGAGCCAGAAAAAGCAAGTGGAGAAGTGAAAGTTGCTGATCAAGCAAAAGAGTCAG ATTCAGAGAGTGACGGTGACTTAACAATGGATGACCTGGTAAAACTTGTTGCTGAGAAGGAAGATCTTCTGAAGGAGAAACATGAAGAATTCAAGAAAATGCAAGATAAATTCCTCCGAAGTTACGCAGAGATCGAAAATGTCATGGAGAGGACAAAGCGTGAGGCAGAGAATTCAAAGAAATTTGCCATACAG AGTTTTGCAAAGAGTTTACTAGATGTTGCAGACAATCTAGGCAGAGCTTCTTCAGTTGTCAAAGAAAGTTTCTCAAAACTTGACGAGTCCAAGGACACTGGTGCAGCATTCCCACTTCTGAAAACACTTCTAGAAGGTGTTGAAATGACTGAGAAACAGCTTTTAGAG GTTTTTAGAAAGTACGGAATTGAAAAGTATGATCCTACAAATGAAGCGTTTGACCCAAACAGGCATAATGCAGTATTCAGTTTACAAGATGCTTCCAAGCCTCCGGGTACTGTTGCTGTGGTTCTCAAG CCGGGATACATGCTTCATGATCGAGTTGTTCGACCAGCTGAAGTTGGTGTAACAACGGAAGCGGAGAACAATGCTGACAATTAA
- the LOC126588558 gene encoding uncharacterized protein LOC126588558 encodes MEALGSRLGRASSRYGQTATVFNGPVRRWKKRWVHVSSSSPSLTYQNPHSQSNNSSSRLLLCRWTPISSATSPDEPAAASDEPPRRKFRYTPVSVLEEQKKPIQKKVGDEEKTSETDESVSPSDKVHGKPNINQIMKEQAEELDEDESGVQDSNRSHLDLDLGLKDGHNVNLDSMIQMKKASSGRFWLD; translated from the exons ATGGAAGCACTCGGGTCGAGATTGGGCAGGGCGTCCTCCAGGTACGGCCAAACAGCCACCGTCTTCAACGGCCCCGTCCGCAGGTGGAAGAAGAGGTGGGTCCACGTGTCCTCTTCATCCCCCTCCCTTACTTACCAAAACCCTCACTCCCAATCCAACAACAGCAGCTCTCGCCTCCTCCTCTGCCGCTGGACCCCAATCTCTTCCGCTACCTCGCCCGACGAACCCGCCGCGGCTTCGGATGAGCCCCCTCGCCGGAAGTTCCGCTACACGCCC GTTTCTGTGCTAGAGGAACAGAAAAAGCCAATTCAGAAAAAGGTTGGAGATGAGGAGAAAACTAGTGAGACTGATGAATCGGTTAGCCCAAGTGATAAGGTGCATGGAAAGCCAAATATTAATCAGATTATGAAGGAACAAGCTGAG GAGTTGGACGAGGACGAATCAGGAGTGCAGGATTCAAACAGAAGCCATCTGGATTTAGATTTGGGCTTAAAAGATGGTCACAATGTCAACCTTGATTCAATGATTCAGATGAAGAAAGCAAGTTCAGGTAGATTTTGGTTGGATTGA
- the LOC126588554 gene encoding uncharacterized protein LOC126588554: MTELQLQSVSGSELELPESSRGSTKKKHKNNQEVLLCWSFPRHGWYKLNVDGSYRSGCIAGGGVIRNQDGEWLSGFAENLGTGKKPIEAEVWALYRGLELAWNYGWYPIEVETDSAMAVTLVFSPVQLYPKHPQFNLIHKSLNQIRNSENLIRNCLNLLNQIQNYSLQHVYRQKNSVADFLANFGLTLGLGCHYFDAPPPGCEAVLVQDICRVAKPRSLLPTVIEFRGVKKLEELDIHKDDAASVTFTWKIDNFSQLNAVKHYSGVFVIGCFEWRILMYPRGKKSVGSLSVYLDVTGSSTLPKGWARYAQFSLSVVNQLQSSKSITKDTGHVFTKMESEWGFASLIPLSEFYNDREGYLVNDICIIEAKLAVHKSEIKLFGAVR; the protein is encoded by the exons ATGACTGAGTTGCAGTTACAGAGTGTGTCTGGCTCCGAGTTGGAGTTACCGGAATCGTCCAGGGGAAG CACAAAGAAAAAGCATAAAAACAATCAGGAGGTGCTTTTGTGCTGGAGTTTTCCCCGCCATGGCTGGTACAAGCTCAACGTCGACGGAAGTTACCGCTCGGGGTGCATAGCAGGCGGCGGCGTGATCAGAAATCAAGACGGAGAATGGCTGAGTGGGTTTGCTGAAAATCTGGGAACGGGCAAGAAACCCATTGAGGCTGAGGTCTGGGCATTGTACAGAGGCCTGGAGCTTGCCTGGAATTATGGGTGGTACCCAATTGAGGTGGAAACCGACTCAGCCATGGCGGTGACGCTTGTGTTCAGCCCGGTTCAGTTGTACCCGAAACACCCTCAGTTTAATTTGATTCATAAGTCGCTGAATCAGATTAGGAATAGCGAAAATCTGATTAGGAATTGCCTGAATCTGCTTAACCAAATCCAAAACTACTCCCTGCAGCATGTGTACCGGCAAAAAAACAGCGTGGCTGATTTTTTGGCCAATTTTGGGCTGACATTGGGGTTGGGTTGCCATTATTTCGATGCACCGCCGCCTGGCTGCGAGGCGGTTCTGGTCCAGGATATCTGTAGGGTGGCTAAGCCCAGGTCTCTTCTTCCCACAGTTATAGAATTCAG AGGAGTAAAGAAATTGGAGGAACTGGATATTCACAAGGATGATGCTGCATCTGTGACATTCACGTGGAAAATTGACAACTTCTCTCAGTTAAATGCCGTCAAGCATTACTCTGGTGTCTTCGTCATTGGTTGTTTTGAATG GCGAATCCTTATGTATCCGAGGGGGAAGAAAAGCGTAGGCTCCTTGTCGGTTTATCTGGATGTTACTGGTTCTTCAACATTGCCAAAAGGGTGGGCTAGATATGCGCAATTCAGCTTGAGTGTCGTCAATCaacttcaaagcagcaaatcaATAACAAAGG ATACTGGACATGTGTTCACTAAGATGGAAAGCGAATGGGGCTTTGCCTCTTTAATTCCTCTAAGCGAGTTTTACAATGACCGTGAAGGATATCTTGTGAATGACATATGCATCATTGAGGCCAAGCTTGCAGTCCATAAGTCTGAAATTAAGCTTTTCGGAGCCGTCAGATAA
- the LOC126588557 gene encoding grpE protein homolog 2, mitochondrial-like isoform X1 yields MFVSRVLARASRTLPRGTMLLAAPQNHHLPILSNQSQALIHDFSSKIVPRQVSLLHHSTPTSSISQIFGFSSSASPHPEKDHGSAVENGSASTNGEPEKASGEVKVADQAKESGYISDSQSTMSPSVKRRRGGTKRTAFSDSDSESDGDLTMDDLVKLVAEKEDLLKEKHEEFKKMQDKFLRSYAEIENVMERTKREAENSKKFAIQSFAKSLLDVADNLGRASSVVKESFSKLDESKDTGAAFPLLKTLLEGVEMTEKQLLEVFRKYGIEKYDPTNEAFDPNRHNAVFSLQDASKPPGTVAVVLKPGYMLHDRVVRPAEVGVTTEAENNADN; encoded by the exons ATGTTCGTCTCTAGGGTTTTAGCTCGGGCCTCGAGGACCCTCCCCAGGGGCACAATGCTCTTGGCGGCTCCGCAAAATCATCACTTGCCAATCCTGTCCAATCAGTCCCAAGCTTTGATCCACGATTTTTCCTCTAAG ATTGTTCCGAGGCAGGTGTCCCTATTACATCATTCAACCCCAACTTCTTCTATCTCTCAAATATTTGGGTTCTCTTCGTCTGCATCGCCACATCCTGAAAAGGATCATGGAAGTGCTGTAGAGAATGGCAGCGCTTCTACAAATGGAGAGCCAGAAAAAGCAAGTGGAGAAGTGAAAGTTGCTGATCAAGCAAAAGAGTCAGGTTATATTTCAGATTCCCAGTCTACCATGTCTCCGTCTGTCAAAAGAAGGAGAGGAGGTACTAAACGAACTGCATTTTCTGATTCAGATTCAGAGAGTGACGGTGACTTAACAATGGATGACCTGGTAAAACTTGTTGCTGAGAAGGAAGATCTTCTGAAGGAGAAACATGAAGAATTCAAGAAAATGCAAGATAAATTCCTCCGAAGTTACGCAGAGATCGAAAATGTCATGGAGAGGACAAAGCGTGAGGCAGAGAATTCAAAGAAATTTGCCATACAG AGTTTTGCAAAGAGTTTACTAGATGTTGCAGACAATCTAGGCAGAGCTTCTTCAGTTGTCAAAGAAAGTTTCTCAAAACTTGACGAGTCCAAGGACACTGGTGCAGCATTCCCACTTCTGAAAACACTTCTAGAAGGTGTTGAAATGACTGAGAAACAGCTTTTAGAG GTTTTTAGAAAGTACGGAATTGAAAAGTATGATCCTACAAATGAAGCGTTTGACCCAAACAGGCATAATGCAGTATTCAGTTTACAAGATGCTTCCAAGCCTCCGGGTACTGTTGCTGTGGTTCTCAAG CCGGGATACATGCTTCATGATCGAGTTGTTCGACCAGCTGAAGTTGGTGTAACAACGGAAGCGGAGAACAATGCTGACAATTAA